TAAATCCAACTGAAACCTTGAATTTATAACTGAACAACCATAATagacattaataattaatataattttatgatattacttaaaataaaaataaaatataaataaataaatgaaaattctttattttttgaaaatgtaTTCATAAGCATgccatatttatattaaaattttattaataggaaatgtaatgacccaaattttacggttatcgGAAAGTGAATTTTTGGGTCTCCGTTTTTAAAatggattcataaatatttattaaaaatatttacgaagtcaattgagtggttaattagactttaattaggtaaatttagcttaattaaaagtaattagtagaaaggattaaattgaattaagtgtgaaaatttaattataaattaaagaaaagttaaaggGACCATATAGGAAATATACCAAGTCCCATAAATGAGGCGGCAAATGTGGATAAAACTCTTAGATTTTTTTTTCATGAATGTATTATTTAATAAgactatattattattttattatattgtaatttatattaataatattataatattattttaataattgtaTGGTAattataaatacatgtgtaataaattaaatacatacacttgtaatacaactaaataattacttaaaatataagaaattgttattatattatattatattatattatattatatattatataaataagtaaagaaacataagaaacataatgaaattgaaacgaaacagagaagaaacagatgagaaagaaagaaagaaaaagaaaaaggaaaatttcgggtttcaaggttcaaaggtaatttggtaagtcaatttaatcccttttcttgtaaattttgagtTTATGAAATCCTAGAGATGAATACTACTTGATttaagtgaaaattttgaaagttgttagatttctagatattgttctttttgaataaaaagatgaattaagggctaaattgatagaaattcaagttagaaatgaaataaggattgaattgtaaagtgattcataagttttatgctttaaggactaaattgaaagaatttcgaaattatggttttatgatgaaaatagataattatgtctaagtttggttaaaattgagtagaaataaagtatgaattaataaagtatgaattaagatagaaaagtaagtgaatatagttaggattaaattgaaattaaaagtagaaatcaacattttgcactaagactattttggacagcagcagtagtctaagttttaaaaatcaccaaaaattgtataaatttaattataggatgaataaaatatggaattaaagcttattgagtctagtttcttatagaagaaacggtataagcaattgaattgtaaattataagatataatgaattttgtgaaacAGTGTCAGAAtcaattcgggttcccctgttctgactttggaaaatcaccaaaaattggagaaaaataattagaggcttaaagttatatgtttaaaatccctaatgagtctatttttaggagaaATCAACAGGAATATTATCCGAATTctatactgtgagataattaatttttagtgaagaagggtcgaaactgtcagacagcagaataggggtgaatttaaagaataaactgtacttaatagctaaaccaaaaattctgaaaattttatggtaagaagatttgtaagtctagtttcaggaaaaattagcggatcttaatttagaattctgtaactcaagatataaattagtaatgtattaatgattatgaattgtattaatttcgtagtcaatgtggtaccggaaatctcggctaagaaaggacaagacaaagtcaacgggagttagctcgaaaattacggtttgtatttctataacccgaacttaatatttaattattgtatttattatttattatgtatggtaggtgcattgattaaattatttgaaataaaatgaacattgattgaaattgaagggtgaatttaattaataattgttgtattttaattgaatgttatggtaaataattaaagtgtgaattattggtattgtgtttttattgaaatgatttgataTGAAAATGTGGTGAAATAGTTATGAACATGTGTTTATTGTGGAatttaattatatgaaaatgaaaagtgaattgaattgtattaaattatgaattaatgtgaataattgagatatatatatatatatatatatatatatattgaattgaatgaaaatgtatgagattgtgaaaatgtgtgaatatatgtAATTATTGGAATGGTATATTAAGGAAAGAattattgaattgagaaagtgaattataATTGATACTGAACTAAGAtagaaattatattaaaaattgaattaaataccctattaactagtcgggctagtcgaatatagttggcatgccataggatatggaagagtacgggttttgcCGGCTTCCTgatcaggcacttatgtgccgactcatCTTATCTTTATCTTTATCACTTGATtcgcactttgtgtgtcgaatcttTATCTTATTACCGTTATTGATtcagcactttgtgtgttgaatattGCTACTGTTACTGTTATTGTTCCGGATTTGTTCTGTGTACCGTATTGCTCTTTAttctttatctttatttttggctttaccgatgagacactatgtgccgtactggtgtgttggttggatctgttTATTCGtctgagtccgagtcatgttaataggggtaaataaatgtataaaataactgattatttctgaataattgactgttaccGAATAATTGATCTTCTTGGATAATAGATTCTTGAATAATGAATATTCTTGAATAAATGATCATTCTTGAATAACCGATTGtcattgaataaatgatcatTCTTGAATAACTTAATTGCTCTTGAATATCGATTTTACTAAATAATTGATCGTTCggataaccgatcaattgatcAATCTTGAATAActggttattattgaataattgattgttaccgaataatcgattcttgaataaataattgttcgattgttaatgaacattctTGATTGattaatttctattgaaattaataaatgatttgaaatttaaagtagaCTAAAACATTGgttagaaagtgaatgtttgaatactcattgagtttgaatagttcgatatatataaattaataagttttataatttcttaagtgttcagattatagaaataccactgagtgtatacttagcgtacggtttgtttccgtgcgcaggttaagttaaggctagactgttgaatcagcatcccaagccgatcccgaattcaatgaggtaaagtatgttgagtattgataatggcatgtacctaggatgtttaatgagagtcatttaggttgtaaaagtattgatgaaataagtaaattatggttggcaatggtatatagtatgaattttgaaatttattaaaaattcgtagtgattctaaattagttccgaattgaatttactgttcatattggaccgcgatggcccattaaagggacgacatcttaaaactaggatgagtgtgaatatttattttaattaatgactgaaattggactgtactgactggtaatgtctcgtgaccttgttccggcgacggtatagggttaggggacgttacaggaaaagtaattaataataattttttattaaattattaagtgaaataaaattttaaaaatattaatttaatgtaaaatattttgataaatatataataattattaaaatctatgaaattaaaatttaatagtaatataatatattatataattattatcgAAATGAAACCGATTACCTAATTTAACCTTAAATGATACACTAAATTAGTATATtattaatacataaaataatattataatatataactattactaaaaatattaataaatatataactattataatatagattataataaaaagatatagtattacatgatattataatgtttaatcaTCGATGCATATATATAAGCTATtaatatatgatatgatatgatataacaTTATATAATATAGTAAAAGGGTTAACTTTCAAATATACGAAATGTATAGAGACTTACAAgatattttaacaaaaataataatatataataagtaacatagaatgcattattattattatatataataattattattataatatatattataataaaagatatagtaTTACGTGATATTATAATGTTTAACCATTGATGCATATATAAAAACTATTAATGTAGTATAtactatatgatatgatatgatatgatgtgATATAACATTATATAATATAGCGTAAGGGCTACTTTTAAATATATGAAAAGTATAAAGACTTAAAGCGTATTTTAACcaatataataataaacaataatatattataatatttattatataatgtaCTACTATCATATTatagaatataataaaaatatatagtattacattatattataatgtttaatcaTTGATGCATATACATAAACTattaatattgtatatattatattatatgatataatataacATTATATAATCTAAGTCTGAAGCAAACTCAATCTAAATCTACCCTTTAACCAACTCTACTAAGGAGATGTATAAAATGACTAAAGGGACCTCAAAGATCATTTGGGGCACTATAATAATCATATGAATATTTTGGGAGCTTGAGATGCAATTAAATGTCAAGCATTTTCAATGACTTTGCAATACTACAACTTGGTATTTGTCTTTTTACACATAAATTTCAAGTCGAAAATTGATTTGAAAAATTGgagttaaattttattaataattttaaaaagaaagtTATAATCTTTGAAAAATTCTTAAAATCAAAGAAATCATCCTTTGATTCTTTTCTTCAGTTAAGCTGACTTGatattgaatgaatgtgaatTGCTTCAAAGGTCGTGTTGGCTTTCTTCAAAATGAGTATGGAGTTCATTAGaatttttcaagttcttcaatTTTTGCAGAGATCTTTTAGGCTTCTTGAACTTATGAAGGTGTAGAATggtattttcaaatattttggttAGTGGTGAAGAATTATATCACTCGATTTTTacaaagaattataactattcaaacaatattacttaaatagttataatattattatttagatgGAGAGACATGAAAATGAGAATTCATTTAGAAATTATATTaacaagttctaaaattttatcTTTGCTCCAtcttctaatattattagattgttctataaaaaaattactgTAGAATTTGTTTCAGtaattttttatagaaattgattttcTTGTTATACATTACTCAGCGCTTAGTGAATTATTTTTGTCAGTATAAACCACAAAtagtcattggcttcattgtatcctcaaGATAGTGGCTTAATACACCTTGGAGCCTTGCCTTACTTTTTTGTTTTCTATTTGAGTTGTTCATGTTCCGCTCGTGTGTTCGAGATTATCCTCACCGAAATTTTGTAGTAACAGTAAGTTGCCTTTAAATTTGTAATGTTCCTTTGGAAGCTGAGCGCAAATTGTGTCCTTTGCGAGTATGATATTGGCTAAAGTATCTTAGCAATTGATATGAGTTGTTTCCCTGTGTTGAAATGAATATAAGACCCTGGATCACCTGTTTATCATATGTTCCTTTGCTAGAGTAGTTTGTTTTGAATCTAATATTGGATCGCCTAAATGTAGGAAGGAATATTGATTCTTGTGGGGGCAGAGCAGGCCTGACTTGAAATCTATTTCTAACTAGAGTTTTGATGGCCTGAAATAAAGGATATGGAGAGGCTTCCAGTGTTCTCAATAGAGAGGATATCTGTCTCCACAGGCATAGCTGCTGCTTAGAAACGAAACAACATCATGGCAAAACTTCATCTGCTAAGCCAAATACCTATCAAAGCTGATTTATGGGATGGGACTAAATGTAACGTCTCTGATAAGATGATTTCCAGGGAAACGACTCTTGCTTCACTAGTTCCGTAAACCGTTGGATTCTGACATTAGTAGACTGAGGCAATGGTGGCTGTCAGGAACCTCGAATCTCAACACAAAAGGGAAGAGGGGATGGTGATTTGCGTTCAGTAAGATTTGAAGAAAGAAGTGCAGTAATCTATTCTATATGCTGTAGTTTAGAAACATAGGTTTTGCACTGTTTCTTAAGAATAATACTCACATATGCTACATTTTTAAGCTAATGCCTCTGTATAGACGGTTGGATTCACCAGAAAATACAGGAGAACTGGTAGGGAAGAGAAAAGGGAGAGagttgggggggggggggaatcGACCCAAAAGCCGATTCTTTTTCAACCTGAGgatgaaatgaaatgtgagaGAAGTATACAGTTAGAACTGACCAAATTATTGAGTAAGCCAACTATCACCATTCTGGGACATGTTCCTGTACATCCTCCCAGACCTATGGGGCGATTCATCATTTATATGATATCCATTTCGAGACATACTCTCGCGTTTTCTTTTTGAGCTGCTTTTTGGTTTCTCTACCTTCTCATCAACAAATGACAAAAATGTTTGAAGACGAGTGGAACGGGAGGTACTAGGACTAGTAGTATCAAGTTCCTCGGGAGGCAGCCGGCTGAATTTGCGGAACATCAACCAGAAGTACACAAGGAGAGCAAGCATACATGCAATTCCACATATAACAAATAGCCCCCAGAAGCTTTTTAAGTCGAGCTGTTCAATATCATCCTCACTATTCTCGGAACTACAAGCACTTTTTGACAGCCATCTGTCGTGAATCTTCTGAAGCTCGCCATTCTCAGATAGAGAAAGAATGGCAGTAGACATGTCAATGGCCAATGGCGAGTCTCTAGGAAATGCCTACAAATCATAAAAACCATTGGAGATCATTTTCTGCATGTAATAGAATCAAGAAAGGGACTTGAAAACTTTTTACATTAAATGTTCTATCATGGCATAATTCTGCATTTAGTGTGCACATTGTTGAAAATTACTTTCAATTCAATGTTAAAAATATAGATATGAGATAACTCACAAATCCCCATCCGCTTTTCGTAAACTCCTGGCCTCTAACAGAGAATTCACAGTGTTCTGAGAGGAAGAGGTCCACATATGGTCGCTCATCGATTACTGCAGCTACATTTCTCCTCTCAAGGGCAAGGGCATACTCTTCTGGTGATCCAAGTGGAACGAGTCTAGATTTTGGAATATTGAGTTCCTCCATCAGATAGCCTTCAGCAAAAGATCCTACCTGGAAGCCTATTCGTTCATTGCTACCAATTAAGGTATCAATCCCTTTGATGGGTGATGATAACTGTTGCACTGTGAGGAATGATGTCAGGCTTGCAGTATAGCTTGAGTTGATGATCAAAACCACAAAAAGCCAGATAATCAGTACTAGGCGTCCAAGTGTGCTCACTGTGTTTTCTCCTGAAAAAAGTTGAAAATATCCGGAGTTGGTATGATGGGTGATTCTGAGTACTAAACTATTTGGTAAAAGCAACTGACATTGCCAAAATGGAAAGAACTTACTATGTGAAAAAAACATTGTAGAGAAGCTGAACCTGCAAAGGGAAAAATAGAGCATGGCAGGTAAGGGGTCTGAAGGGCAATGAATAGGTTATCCGTCAAATGGAAAGATACAGAAAGCATGTTTTGCATTTAATTGTCTATCTATTGAATTTGCACCTATTATTTCTCACAATAAAGATGAAAGCATAGATATATTGTACATGTGCTTCTTGTTCAGTATAGAAAAAAGAACATCCATAATTTCACAGGTAATGGGAACATTCACAACAAATAGAAGAAATAATACATTGACAGGCTAAAAGGGTAAAGGTGAGTGTGAGAGAATCAGGCATGTTTTCTCCTATAATTTTGTGGTATTACATGCTTTCATCACTCCAGCAaaagaaaatgctaaaaagatAAGGAAGCTCTCGGAGAGCTTCTTCGACACAGGATAGACATGCAAGTAAAGGGGTGCTGAAGGTTGTAATCAGAAGGGAGAGGCAGAGCGGTTACATCGGTATGCATCTTTTAGAGACCACTATGTCGTAAGAACTTCTTTGCAACTGCTCAAATCATGCTTGATTTTCTTTTAACATTTAGAATGACCCTCAGTCGTGAACTTGAATCACTCATCTGCAGTTAGATTCCAGGTTTTATAGTCCTTTCATAAAAGAGGGGGAGGGAGTGGTGATTACGACAGTCAACAGATGTTAAATTTTGTGTTTTCTCTTCATTTATGAATGCCATATACTAATATATCCATACAAAGATAAATCTCATATGTTTATGTACTCACCACAAAATTGTGATAAATTGCTGCTTTGGAGGGCCCCGGAATTCATCATTTCTTCTATGCTCAAGTATCCACACAACTGATCCCACAATGAGGAAAAATGCAGCTGTGACTGCCCACATCAATGGAGTAAATGGCCGTGCGAAGGACCAAGCACTCGAACTTATCTTTTTCACTGGAGCTACCACAACCAGCCCTGATTCTATATATGGCAGAGAGAAATCAACTATTCTTGTTCGGTTTGTCACAATGGCAATATCACCCACCACGCCATCAAAGACCTACAGAAACACAATATCAGAactgaagaaaaaaaaataattaatcaatCATTTTATCTTTTAAGAAAACAGATGCAGTTTTCATTGTAGTCTACTTACTCCGGACTTAATTTTATTGACAAGCTCATAATAGCTTGGATTCTTATGGCCATCTCCAAATGGGATAAACCTGTATGGAAAAGCATATGGCAGCAATTTAATTGCAGCAAGGAAAACGTCTATGCAATATCCTTGCACCTTATCCGTGCCATTGACTAACAAGACAAAGTCTCGGTAACTAACTCGCCTTGGAATTCCGATTCTTAATTCTCTTCCATTGTTAGGAAAAACCCACCCTCGAGGTCTTGCTGTTTCTCCTCCAGGCCATACCACCTTGTCTAAATGTTGGTTTGAACTTGACCGATTAGGCTTTTCCGAATAAAGTGTCTCTGGTGGCACAATGGACAAACCAGTGTGGTTAGACCAGTATCCAACCAGTCGTTGCCCATTTCCAACCACATTAACAATGTCATAAGAAGGATTTATCAGGGATCTGTCTTGATTAAACTGGACATGGCCCGTCAGACCAGTCATATTTGTCTCCAATATCTTCGAAAGCAACAGCTTCCCTCCATCAAATGTATTCAATGCAGAAAGATTTAGAGTGCTCCCACTAATACCATCTAATCTTGAATCGTTGGAAAATGAAATTTTGCCCCCCTGGTCCAGTAACAACCTTAATGCACGAGCAATCATCCAAACAGTGTCATAGGCATATAGACCATAAGGGTTAAACCCAATAGAACCGTTACTCAGCTGGTTCCAACGTGACATaaaatttcttttccttttcgaaTCAGGTGTATGAGGGCGAAGTGTAAGTGCTCCCTGGATTGAGTTTGCTATCTCCGGTTTAAGTGGGGAAAAGGAATCTAGAACAGTGGACAGCCAAGTAGAAGCTATCCAAACATATCCTTTTCCCATCATTCCAAGGCTCTTGGCCGCTTCAAAGACCAGGAGACCTGTTCTCGAGAAAGAGTGCAGAACAATAATTCGAGATTCCATCATTTGAATCTTATCTAATTCTCTCAAAACGTCAACTCTTTTGGCCGTTGGGTCCGGAGGAAGCGCAGCTTTATAAGAAATTCTGCAACGTCTTTCAGCAAGTTTATCGCCTAGTGTGATTATACCGTTTCTGCTCTGATCATCATCACTGAAAATAGCAACCACTTCACTCCAACTGAAATAGCTAACCATCTCAGCAATGGCAGTCATCTGGAATTCATCATTAGGTGCTGTTTGAACAAAAAAAGGGTATTGCAGAGGGCTCAGGCTCGGATCTAAAGCCGTGAATGACAATAGCGGAACCTGGAGTTCATTTGCAAGATTTGATAGAACATGGGCCATCTCCGAACTTTGTGGACCAATTATTGCTACGGTATCTGTCTCCATAAACTGCAGTGCTGTGAATAGCAAAGAAACTCAAATAATATCATTATTTCCCCATGAATATACTCCTGCATGAATGAGGTATAATATCCGTAATGATTCATCATAAGTAATTTCATTTATCCTAATTCACAGTATAACATAGAGGTCAATGGGATTTgaacgaaattaaaaaaaaaaaaaaagaattaaaagatAAGAGGAGAATAAAGAGACTTGACAGTTAGTATACCTCCAATAATGCCTAGAAATGAGCTGAAGTTAGAATCATGTAGTTGTATAGACAATTTCCTTCCACCAAGAACACTTGGATCGGAGTTAATATCATCCTCGGCAGCCTTCATTGCAACCTTTGCAACTTTCCCATTAATGGTGTTGAATGAGAATATAGCTCCAACATTCATAATACCAGGATTCAAACCCTCTTCTGAAAGCACTCCAATAAAGAGACTGAAAGTTGACAGAAGCAGAACCAGGTTCATGGTTGCAATGAATGACAAGACTAACCACTCACCATATATTTTCTAGCATcaaatacaaaatgaatcaatgaAATACTCAAATTTGTCTACTAATTGACAGTCATATTGAACCAATACTAGAATCAGATTAACAGACTAACAATGATCATCCAAAAGGTCACGGGAAAATTACTATCCACAGGGCGTAAAGAGAATCATTCAGTTCCAAGGCAAgtaacaagaagaagaagaagaaaaagaaccaAACCCAAAGGGCTAAGAAACCAAAATTCAATTTAGAGATGTTAGTTTATGAAAGAAAGTGTCAAAAAAGAACAAGCCAAACCCATTTGAAGTTCTGGCATGGAGGACTAAGGCTATAAAAAGCAACAAACACAACAAGAAAGCATGAAATTTCGTACTTTAGCGACAGCAAACTGAATAAAGCAATAAATACCCACATTAGCAGCAACCAAAGCGGCAAAAGTAAAAGTTCAGGAGGTTTCTGGAAATTCACGAGGGAACCAATACCCACCAGTTACCACAAGCTCGAAGCAAAGACATATGGAGGTCGAATTCAGAAGAAGAGGCTGTAAACAGACTACCACCAGTCTTCCTAAATGGATAGGCAAGAACCCTTAATATACACAGAGCTCATGATAGACATGCCAATGGAAACAGTAAGTGGAACAGCAAAATGGGACAGAGAATCGTGATTGTCCACAAAGTAAAAAAAGCACTGAGGGATAAGGTGCTCGTCACTGAAAAGAAAAATAACCCATTATTTTATATGAACACCGATACTTCAAGATAGAGAAAAGGAATAAGTTGGTTTTTATGGTGGGTTTCGAGAGTGGAGTTGACTCACCGAGTGTGTCTCCCTTTCTCCGTTAGTTGTCGGTTGTCAGTACGTGAAGGGACTGTCTAAATGAAGAcaacaattaattaaataatattacaaAGTAGAGTTTTTATCGTGGAGAAACACCTCTAAGCAAATATATAAACCATCAAATATATATAGTTAGTGACCCCCTGGGGATTGAAAACAACGGCAGTGGCCATTAAATTGTGAAAGTGACAGGAAGCCACTTGTATGGATTATCTAAGCTTAAACCTAAATGGGGTTCATGGGATTTCTAAGGTTTTTAAGTCTTAATTATGATTCATTGATTAAAATCAAAGTAATGATAGTAGTGTAGAAAGAGGTTTCAAAAATGTATTTTTCTAATTTGTAAGGAACAAGAAGAATGCTTAGAATTCTAGGAAGCAGTACAAGTTACATTTGGCCTTATGATCTTCCAATTTTGTCAGTATTTTATTAGAGCATAAAATTCTTTATGGTATAATGGTAGGTCCTCTTTGTCATGCGACTTTAGCTAATTGAAAATGGAAGGAAATTAGTCAACTGGTGGTGGTTTTAGGGAAGAGGTTTGCCCCCACACTGGTTAAAGAAATTGAGCACCTTTTTCGATTGAGATTTTGTTTTCAGAATGCACTAATAGGCAAGTCACGCAACGTGTGGTTTAGCTTCCTATACCACAATTTGACTGTCAAAAACGTGAAGaaaacttaacaaaatttgataAGGTGAGTATGGAGTATCAACCCGTATAAATAAcgagataataaaaataaaaaggaatgaatataaatattttatgtaaaaaattcTCCAAATAGGATAAAACATCACAGCCAAATGAGGCTTCGATTTTTCACTAATAAGTAAACAAACATGAgtataatatgaaaaaaaaaacttaaatgcaCTAAACGTACAAATCCATCCCCTGAAAATAAAACTCTAACTCTCATAAAGTTCTCTCAAAAGGGATACAAAATTATCTCCATAGTTACCATGAATGCGACTACATCTTGttgtccccccccccccccaaaaagcCATGTAGTACATCATCTTTAATTGCCTCTTAATTGGAATATCGATATAACAACATGTTTTTTTATGGTATcgaaaatagtagtttcggggccaccaaatcagataagtaagttcgtaaatattattatttaatatttacaaatgaaatatgattttaaaaaggcttttgatttgataatttatgttattaagcgatttattaagttcaaatggtatgaccctaaggtcaagtggttttaaaaaatgaggtatcggtacctcgtttctataaactaagccgtaaatatttttgtaaatatttatggagtgctaTTAAGGTgttattaaagtttcattgaaaaaatttaacgtttcgatagttaattaattaaaaaggactaaatcgtaaaagatgtaaaatttgatcactatttgatttgagtgattaaatggttaattgaataaaggaaaatggacttaaatggtaattagaccattcaagGAGTTAGTGGACAATTATGAACATGAATTtggtgttttatttaattattaaccaaagttaaaatggtaatttagtaaattaaattaaaataaataaaaacaaaaagctaaatttttatcatcttttttgttttcttcttcaaCAACTAAATGTCCATGAAAGCATGAAGCTAAGTTTCGGCCATGGTGAAATTTCATGCATGGTATGTGATTTtggccccgtttttaataatttttttatgttttatcgttg
This window of the Gossypium arboreum isolate Shixiya-1 chromosome 12, ASM2569848v2, whole genome shotgun sequence genome carries:
- the LOC108479792 gene encoding glutamate receptor 3.2-like isoform X3, with amino-acid sequence MNVGAIFSFNTINGKVAKVAMKAAEDDINSDPSVLGGRKLSIQLHDSNFSSFLGIIGALQFMETDTVAIIGPQSSEMAHVLSNLANELQVPLLSFTALDPSLSPLQYPFFVQTAPNDEFQMTAIAEMVSYFSWSEVVAIFSDDDQSRNGIITLGDKLAERRCRISYKAALPPDPTAKRVDVLRELDKIQMMESRIIVLHSFSRTGLLVFEAAKSLGMMGKGYVWIASTWLSTVLDSFSPLKPEIANSIQGALTLRPHTPDSKRKRNFMSRWNQLSNGSIGFNPYGLYAYDTVWMIARALRLLLDQGGKISFSNDSRLDGISGSTLNLSALNTFDGGKLLLSKILETNMTGLTGHVQFNQDRSLINPSYDIVNVVGNGQRLVGYWSNHTGLSIVPPETLYSEKPNRSSSNQHLDKVVWPGGETARPRGWVFPNNGRELRIGIPRRVSYRDFVLLVNGTDKVQGYCIDVFLAAIKLLPYAFPYRFIPFGDGHKNPSYYELVNKIKSGVFDGVVGDIAIVTNRTRIVDFSLPYIESGLVVVAPVKKISSSAWSFARPFTPLMWAVTAAFFLIVGSVVWILEHRRNDEFRGPPKQQFITILWFSFSTMFFSHSKFFPFWQCQLLLPNSLVLRITHHTNSGYFQLFSGENTVSTLGRLVLIIWLFVVLIINSSYTASLTSFLTVQQLSSPIKGIDTLIGSNERIGFQVGSFAEGYLMEELNIPKSRLVPLGSPEEYALALERRNVAAVIDERPYVDLFLSEHCEFSVRGQEFTKSGWGFAFPRDSPLAIDMSTAILSLSENGELQKIHDRWLSKSACSSENSEDDIEQLDLKSFWGLFVICGIACMLALLVYFWLMFRKFSRLPPEELDTTSPSTSRSTRLQTFLSFVDEKVEKPKSSSKRKRESMSRNGYHINDESPHRSGRMYRNMSQNGDSWLTQ
- the LOC108479792 gene encoding glutamate receptor 3.2-like isoform X7 — translated: METDTVAIIGPQSSEMAHVLSNLANELQVPLLSFTALDPSLSPLQYPFFVQTAPNDEFQMTAIAEMVSYFSWSEVVAIFSDDDQSRNGIITLGDKLAERRCRISYKAALPPDPTAKRVDVLRELDKIQMMESRIIVLHSFSRTGLLVFEAAKSLGMMGKGYVWIASTWLSTVLDSFSPLKPEIANSIQGALTLRPHTPDSKRKRNFMSRWNQLSNGSIGFNPYGLYAYDTVWMIARALRLLLDQGGKISFSNDSRLDGISGSTLNLSALNTFDGGKLLLSKILETNMTGLTGHVQFNQDRSLINPSYDIVNVVGNGQRLVGYWSNHTGLSIVPPETLYSEKPNRSSSNQHLDKVVWPGGETARPRGWVFPNNGRELRIGIPRRVSYRDFVLLVNGTDKVQGYCIDVFLAAIKLLPYAFPYRFIPFGDGHKNPSYYELVNKIKSGVFDGVVGDIAIVTNRTRIVDFSLPYIESGLVVVAPVKKISSSAWSFARPFTPLMWAVTAAFFLIVGSVVWILEHRRNDEFRGPPKQQFITILWFSFSTMFFSHSKFFPFWQCQLLLPNSLVLRITHHTNSGYFQLFSGENTVSTLGRLVLIIWLFVVLIINSSYTASLTSFLTVQQLSSPIKGIDTLIGSNERIGFQVGSFAEGYLMEELNIPKSRLVPLGSPEEYALALERRNVAAVIDERPYVDLFLSEHCEFSVRGQEFTKSGWGFAFPRDSPLAIDMSTAILSLSENGELQKIHDRWLSKSACSSENSEDDIEQLDLKSFWGLFVICGIACMLALLVYFWLMFRKFSRLPPEELDTTSPSTSRSTRLQTFLSFVDEKVEKPKSSSKRKRESMSRNGYHINDESPHRSGRMYRNMSQNGDSWLTQ